The Candida albicans SC5314 chromosome 5, complete sequence genome includes a region encoding these proteins:
- the RPN8 gene encoding proteasome regulatory particle lid subunit (Putative regulatory subunit of the 26S proteasome; mutation confers hypersensitivity to amphotericin B; regulated by Mig1, Gcn2 and Gcn4; Spider biofilm repressed) produces the protein MSTTATSTNELALLDKSVVVSPLVLLSVVDHYNRVAKDSKKRVVGVILGDNSTDTIKVTNSYAIPFEEDEKNPGVWFLDHNFIDSMGEMFKKINAKEKLIGWYHSGPKLKPSDLKINEVFRRYTDNPLLLIVDVQPREVGIPTDAYFAVDDIKNDGSAAEKTFIHVPSLIEAEEAEEIGVEHLLRDIRDQAAGNLSLRVSETHQSLLGLHQKLGEIANYLDKVYQKKLPMNHTILGKLQNVFNLLPNLMQQSGSDLDGGSDSSHALATAFTVKTNDELMIIYISTLVRAIIAFHDLIENKLENKKLNENKAQASVAESSLNSEKKDSIED, from the coding sequence AAGTCAGTAGTAGTTTCTCCGTTGGTTTTACTATCTGTGGTGGACCATTATAATAGAGTTGCCAAAGATTCTAAGAAGAGAGTTGTTGGGGTAATATTAGGAGATAACTCTACTGACACAATCAAAGTTACAAACTCGTACGCAATTCCTTTTGAAGAAGACGAGAAGAACCCTGGAGTATGGTTTTTGGACCACAATTTTATAGATTCAATGGGAGAaatgtttaaaaaaattaatgcCAAAGAGAAATTGATTGGCTGGTACCATTCAGGACCTAAATTGAAACCAtcagatttgaaaattaatGAGGTTTTCAGAAGATACACCGACAACccattgttgttaattGTTGACGTTCAACCAAGAGAAGTTGGTATTCCAACAGATGCATATTTTGCCGttgatgatattaaaaACGATGGCTCTGCTGCTGAAAAGACATTTATTCATGTCCCTTCCTTGATTGAAGCAGAAGAAGCTGAAGAAATTGGAGTTGAACATTTGTTAAGAGACATCAGAGACCAAGCTGCTGGTAACTTGTCCTTAAGAGTTTCTGAAACACATCAATCATTATTGGGTTTACATCAGAAGCTTGGAGAAATTGCAAATTATTTGGATAAGGTTTaccaaaagaaattacCTATGAATCATACTATTTTGGGGAAATTACAGAatgtttttaatttgttgcCAAACTTGATGCAACAACTGGGGAGTGATCTCGATGGTGGTTCAGACTCGTCTCATGCATTAGCCACTGCATTTACTGTCAAGACAAATGACGAATTGATGATCATATACATTAGTACATTAGTTCGAGCTATTATTGCATTCCATGATTTGATCGAAAACAAGttagaaaataaaaagttgAACGAAAATAAAGCACAAGCTTCCGTGGCTGAACTGTCATTAAATAGCGAAAAGAAAGATTCTATAGAAGATTAA
- a CDS encoding protoheme IX farnesyltransferase (Heme A:farnesyltransferase; catalyzes the 1st step in conversion of protoheme to the heme A prosthetic group required for cytochrome c oxidase activity; Spider biofilm repressed): MSHRVVTVPRLHSVNNFNYFFHNTKRNLVIDQNFINNQYLLRKVLLPSLSGRVRHLTSHTSRISDNTSIGGLSSSSSVIENVASKVLTCQEPEAQSSQKTGIDPSDNTTNKHIPFKITPKDSQALKTQPVTLFPKSKAQLKNTCTAYLKLTKPNLTVLVTLSSICSYAISPLSVSLQELMFLTVGTALCSGAANAINMGREPEFDKQMPRTVGRPVVRGLITPTQAYRFAAVSGAIGCGMLWFGVNPTVSLLGFSNIVLYAWLYTSMKRKSIINTWVGAVVGAIPPLMGWAASSSLAHPAAWCLAGLLYAWQFPHFNALSHGIAQQYKSAGYVMTAAENPRLNARVALRYSVLMFPLCFGLSYFGVTDWVFPFDSAIANGWLTYLAYVFWQQQEKNYKNGAKPTSEGLALAGVHAKKLFWCSVWHLPAVLILAMLHKKDQWNRLFEHIGLKTRKIEGRLEV; the protein is encoded by the coding sequence ATGTCACATAGAGTTGTAACAGTTCCACGGTTACACTCTGTGAACAACTTTAACTATTTTTTCCACAACACCAAGAGGAACTTAGTTATAGAccaaaattttatcaacaaccaaTACTTACTTCGTAAAGTGTTGTTACCAAGTCTTAGTGGAAGAGTTCGACACTTGACTTCACATACATCGCGAATTTCTGATAATACAAGTATTGGTGGTTTACTGTCATCTCTGTCAGTTATTGAGAATGTTGCATCCAAAGTGTTGACATGTCAAGAGCCCGAGGCTCAGCTGTCTCAAAAAACGGGGATTGACCCCAGTGATAACACTACTAATAAACATATTCCATTTAAAATAACTCCGAAGGATTCACAAGCTTTAAAAACTCAACCGGTGACtctttttccaaaatcCAAAGCACAATTAAAGAACACTTGTACCGCATATTTAAAGTTAACGAAACCAAACCTAACGGTGCTAGTTACACTAAGCTCAATATGTTCATACGCTATATCTCCCTTGTCAGTCTCGttacaagaattgatgTTTTTGACTGTGGGTACGGCATTATGTTCTGGAGCAGCAAATGCTATAAATATGGGTCGAGAGCCAGAATTCGATAAGCAAATGCCGAGAACAGTGGGACGACCAGTCGTACGAGGGTTGATTACTCCTACACAAGCTTATCGGTTTGCTGCTGTCAGTGGAGCTATTGGTTGTGGGATGTTGTGGTTTGGTGTGAACCCAACGGTGTCGTTGTTGGGATTTTCCAACATAGTGTTGTATGCATGGCTATACACATCcatgaaaagaaaatcaatcatTAATACATGGGTGGGTGCAGTTGTGGGAGCTATACCACCGTTGATGGGGTGGGCAGCCTCATCTTCTTTGGCACATCCTGCAGCCTGGTGTTTGGCAGGACTTTTGTACGCGTGGCAATTCCCTCATTTCAATGCTTTGTCTCATGGAATTGCCCAACAGTATAAGCTGGCTGGATATGTTATGACGGCAGCAGAAAATCCTAGACTAAATGCAAGAGTGGCGTTACGATATTCTGTGCTCATGTTCCCGTTATGTTTTGGGTTAAGTTACTTTGGCGTTACCGACTGGGTCTTCCCGTTCGACTCTGCTATTGCCAATGGCTGGTTGACTTATTTGGCGTATGTTTTCTGGCAACAACAAGAgaagaattacaaaaatGGAGCTAAACCAACTAGTGAAGGGTTAGCTTTGGCTGGGGTGCACGCCAAAAAGTTATTCTGGTGTTCTGTTTGGCATTTGCCAGCAGTTTTGATATTGGCAATGTTGCATAAGAAAGATCAATGGAATAGATTATTTGAGCATATTGGCTTGAAGACTAGAAAGATCGAGGGTCGATTGGAAGtctaa
- a CDS encoding uncharacterized protein (Ortholog(s) have role in Golgi to endosome transport, cell morphogenesis, endoplasmic reticulum organization and endosome, mitochondrion, trans-Golgi network localization) gives MSSLLSKTKLSPKDKKYSQSVEKTLATFDSLEEWADYIAFLSRLQKSLQLNIDTAKESYYVPYSSQVSNRLALCLSSDLPNGVHQKALSVYEYIFDRLPESTLNKDINIWLPGLLPLFSYSSISVKPLQIKMFRHLILSQLSATTLCGISKPFILCLLAGLDDENSEVFGDVIELLDAYKSKLNNDSHFWQSMFVCIIRNPERRLGALHWCVKRLPSFISFKDQNGKTVLSEEAQLCLKPEPGLLIRAMAISIDNPESFDVVVVRGFFDLMLSHIPLDSDVITNRITPTDREVLIMACSKITLRKDMSLNRRLWTYFLGPETEHESSKALTRTEYFKQYVEETLINGLLAMAHSDKIELKCDAFKILLPLIMDKWEIGNVLTPKLFSSFLKIAYNNRDHQDLMISASTLFDGVESIYIWSDIIGVILSDESDEEEHEFDVVHFVLKDFNVNEEEMATLHVPFAILCLLAKSTVTPKRLDTLELLINLVSARSLDTLDEGVTCCESEIINKIETWYSSSLKGESPNTPFSQGQVSFLIVNLLQKVYVDNMEDTRFCIKVAELLNHVRNFAMIKSSHRIQDSKLVEKILNVSVPDFSCELNNQDGLLVAFGISKLVGIFSKSLNHETNEKVLKVLLSNLWSAVVSSDPANHQVEAVRAIFELETCYSLKKLEAGLVELFLALPENRRVKAFEILWIHSMSINESDRILEKPLQLLLDGCSDASSQNRLPIDEFLKQVIKTGASNRLLKLITNPILAFDFIVAENESLQLDDDLGQFSYFLNLVVKVITADVKSFRDCFNNELAVMDSKTKITLVKDNNWNISTYKSLLLSVIQKFFKLNLATEAFEDREQMQNYYSSIDNCLQILHLLVTGNENDFGDLLMFLIQISLKLSKTGTVSPIIEAVQSKFLQCIFYYLERATELRLNLNLLHVEEQNKNPLLINFICLGISKSESPILLEKWMSLLIKSLYLFGESVFSVLLVLNDTLIKKIDNSFDQFSTWQHFKDPQDFESSVDILFSGLEDLLTISHSYLMTSNIKQQAENQKNSNTDNGFLNTVISGVFQIESPAIRSSEQNKLYSILLAFHDAVRVSFKIWNWSDSKTTTPSTVNYYSDRSLTYISHKLKFRARKLLESLLDMERQEVVESILISNGSVNAKLKLMDILDGGRPQMTLPSILKSILLRSNLPVFSELSRVAVDLDFDLNMKELSRFLVDFLNFIDNDSVADIWNHIMVFFKDVLTHVGAFDEILSDCLLICSGLSKKLTSIKNRDHKYQKELGDIFVRLFNQVLNLKQFLVSDMSKNNTKTTRKGDLVSSKPDLENNFSTLCQIIPVFEDILPDSDKVSSLANLTVTNFIIARTKSKTVSEIPEDVVVIINILGESNSCRSWKTLVSDLFMDKSFFNNTSSMSSVWRSVINSWMVHDKERFGEIISRITVTSGASPSNLFVWNEMSEIENKANLLKRLVYLILVLPKDYFLNYLEPLFDKVNVLLNGNCPDIIRIQIMILFRAVCLKFNELHLLSKWTLITHELLSTFENLLAKSAKELSTLSQDSLQLIFFGCKLLDQLLILSYDEFNLKECLFVSTSPDLDDGESISIISKISKKYDLTYLKDEPFKVDQASGSLRPLLEGKRKIESLTQLRLFFDSLGLINYERTYSLYPIDYDSCTTDALSDLVN, from the coding sequence ATGAGCTCCCTTCTAtctaaaacaaaattgtcACCCAAGGATAAAAAGTATTCACAACTGGTCGAGAAAACACTCGCCACGTTTGATTCACTTGAAGAATGGGCAGATTATATTGCATTTTTGTCAAGATTACAAAAGTctcttcaattgaatatagACACTGCAAAGGAATCATACTACGTTCCATATTCATCCCAAGTTTCCAATCGTTTGGCATTATGTCTATCCTCAGACCTTCCCAATGGTGTACATCAAAAAGCTTTGAGTGTATATGAGTACATTTTCGACCGATTACCTGAATCAACTTTGAATAAagatataaatatttggtTGCCGGGCTTATTACCACTCTTTTCGTATTCATCGATCCTGGTTAAACCTCTACAAATCAAGATGTTTCGCcatttaatattatcacAGTTGAGTGCAACCACATTATGTGGCATCAGCAAACCATTTATTCTATGCTTGCTTGCAGGATTAGACGATGAAAACTCAGAAGTATTTGGAGACgttattgaattgttgGATGCTTACAAACTGAAACTCAATAATGATTCGCATTTCTGGCAAAGTATGTTTGTCTGCATTATCAGAAACCCCGAAAGGAGACTTGGTGCATTGCATTGGTGTGTAAAGAGGCTTCCCCTGTTTATCAGCTTCAAAGATCAAAACGGAAAAACAGTACTATCCGAAGAGGCTCAGCTCTGCTTAAAACCAGAACCAGGGTTGCTAATCAGAGCAATGGCAATATCGATTGATAATCCAGAGTCGTTTGatgtagttgttgttagaGGGTTTTTTGACTTAATGTTGTCTCATATACCTTTGGATAGTGATGTTATTACTAATCGAATCACTCCTACGGACAGAGAAGTACTTATAATGGCATGTTCCAAGATTACATTGCGCAAAGACATGAGCTTGAATAGAAGATTATGGACTTACTTCTTGGGACCTGAAACTGAGCACGAAAGTCTGAAAGCACTTACGCGAACAGAGTACTTTAAGCAATATGTCGAGGAAACATTAATTAATGGTCTTTTAGCAATGGCACATTCTGATAAAATCGAATTAAAATGTGACGCGTTCAAGATTTTGTTGCCGTTAATTATGGATAAATGGGAGATTGGAAATGTTTTGACTCCTAAGTTATTCTCCTCGTTTTTAAAGATCGCATACAATAATCGTGATCACCAGGACTTGATGATTTCAGCAAGCACTCTTTTCGACGGAGTCGAATCAATTTACATTTGGTCCGATATCATTGGAGTTATATTGTCAGATGAAAGCGACGAAGAGGAACATGAATTTGATGTTGttcattttgttttaaagGACTTCAATGtcaatgaagaagaaatggCTACACTTCATGTGCCATTTGCAATTTTGTGTTTGCTTGCTAAATCGACAGTAACTCCCAAAAGATTAGATACATTAGaattgttaataaatttggtttCAGCTCGATCTTTGGACACTTTAGATGAAGGAGTTACTTGTTGCGAAAGTGAGattattaacaaaataGAAACGTGGTACTCTTCAAGTCTTAAAGGTGAAAGTCCTAATACCCCCTTTTCACAAGGTCAAGTTTCGTTTTTGATAGTCAATTTATTACAAAAAGTTTACGTCGATAATATGGAAGACACCCGGTTTTGCATTAAGGTTGCtgaattattgaatcatGTAAGAAACTTTGCCATGATCAAGTCGAGCCACAGGATCCAAGATTCAAAGTTGGtggaaaaaattttgaatgtTTCTGTTCCGGATTTCAGTTGTGAGCTTAATAACCAAGATGGATTATTAGTCGCATTTGGAATTTCAAAGCTTGTGGGAATATTCTCAAAACTGTTGAATCACGAAACTAACGAAAAAGTATTAAAAGTATTACTTTCAAATTTGTGGAGTGCAGTGGTCTCGTCTGATCCAGCGAACCATCAAGTGGAAGCAGTGAGAgcaatttttgaattggaGACGTGTTACTCCTTGAAAAAGCTTGAGGCAGGGTTGGTAGAATTATTTCTAGCTTTACCTGAGAATCGCCGTGTCAAGGCATTTGAGATATTGTGGATTCATTCAATGTCAATCAATGAAAGTGATAGAATTTTAGAAAAACCTCTTCAGTTGTTGCTCGACGGCTGTTCAGATGCTAGCTCTCAAAACAGATTACCCATTGACgaatttttaaaacaagTCATTAAGACTGGAGCTTCCAACAGATTACTCAAGTTGATAACTAATCCAATTTTGgcatttgattttattgttgctgAGAATGAATCGTTACAATTGGATGATGATTTGGGCCAGTTTTCgtattttttaaatttggttGTCAAAGTCATCACTGCGGATGTTAAACTGTTTCGGGATTGCTTTAACAATGAACTTGCTGTTATGGACAGTAAGACGAAAATAACTTTGGTGAAGGATAACAATTGGAACATCTCAACTTATAAATCTTTATTGTTGTCGgttattcaaaaattttttaaattgaatttagcCACCGAAGCTTTTGAGGATAGAGAACAAATGCAGAATTACTATTCCTCAATTGACAATTGTTTACAGATTTTGCACTTGTTAGTGACGGGGAATGAGAATGATTTTGGagatttgttgatgtttttGATTCAGATTTCTTTGAAACTTTCCAAAACTGGCACAGTATCTCCGATTATCGAGGCTGTTCAGTCAAAGTTTTTGCAGTGTATTTTTTACTATTTGGAGCGTGCAACCGAGTTGAGgttgaatttaaatttgCTACACGTTGAagaacaaaacaaaaatccattgttaattaattttatatGTCTCGGAATTCTGAAAAGCGAGTCCCCTATATTGTTGGAAAAGTGGATGTCACTTcttattaaatcattatacTTATTTGGGGAATCTGTGTTCAGTGTCTTGCTTGTCTTGAATGACACTTTAATTAAGAAAATCGACAATCTGTTTGACCAATTTTCTACTTGGCAACATTTCAAAGACCCGCAAGATTTTGAAAGCTCTGTTGATATCCTTTTCAGTGGTTTGGAAGACTTATTGACAATCAGTCATAGCTATCTAATGACATCTAATATTAAACAGCAGGctgaaaatcaaaagaattCCAATACAGACAACGGTTTCTTAAATACGGTTATCCTGGGtgttttccaaattgaATCTCCCGCCATAAGATCATCAGAACAGAACAAACTATATTCGATCCTTTTGGCGTTTCATGATGCGGTGCGGGTGAGTTTCAAAATCTGGAATTGGTCTGATTCAAAAACGACAACCCCTTCCACAGTGAATTACTACTCAGATAGATCGTTGACGTATATTTCCCATAAGCTCAAGTTTAGAGCTAGGAAATTGTTGGAATCGTTGTTGGATATGGAAAGACAGGAAGTGGTTGAGTCTATTTTGATTCTGAACGGTTCTGTGAATGCTAAACTCAAGTTAATGGATATATTGGACGGGGGCAGACCTCAAATGACTTTGCCTTCAATATTAAAGTCTATTTTATTGAGATCCAATTTGCCAGTGTTTTCAGAATTGTCGCGTGTGGCTGTTGATTTGGACTTCGATTTGAATATGAAAGAGCTTTCGCGGTTCTTAGTCGactttttgaatttcatcGATAATGATTCTGTTGCGGATATTTGGAATCATATAATggtttttttcaaagatgTTCTTACTCATGTCGGTGcttttgatgaaattttgcTGGATTGTCTACTTATTTGTAGCGGCTTATCCAAGAAGTTGACTTCCATCAAAAATAGAGACCACAAGTATCAGAAAGAATTGGGTGATATCTTTGTTCGTTTATTTAATCAGGTtctaaatttgaaacagTTTTTAGTTAGCGACATGTCAAAGAATAATACAAAGACGACGCGCAAGGGGGATTTAGTTAGTAGCAAGCCTGACTTGGAAAATAATTTTAGTACACTTTGCCAAATAATTCCTGTCTTTGAAGACATTTTGCCCGACAGCGATAAAGTAAGTCTGCTAGCCAACTTGACTGTCACTAATTTTATTATCGCGCGAACAAAGCTGAAAACAGTTTCCGAGATTCCTGAAGATGTTGTCGTGATTATAAACATACTTGGAGAAAGTAACTCTTGTCGTAGTTGGAAGACATTGGTTTCGGATTTGTTCATGGATAAgagttttttcaataacacACTGTCGATGTCAAGTGTTTGGAGATCTGTTATCAACAGTTGGATGGTACATGATAAGGAGAGATTTGGTGAGATCATATCCAGAATAACAGTTACTTCCGGCGCTTCACCAAGTAATTTGTTTGTATGGAATGAGATGtctgaaattgaaaacaaggCTAACTTGTTGAAAAGATTGGtctatttgattttggttcTTCCCAAGGATTactttttgaattatttggaACCACTATTTGATAAGGTGAATGTTCTTTTGAATGGAAACTGCCCGGACATCATTCGtattcaaataatgattCTTTTTAGAGCTGTCTGTTTGAAATTCAATGAGTTGCACCTATTGCTGAAGTGGACTTTGATTACACATGAACTTTTATCTacatttgaaaacttgTTAGCCAAATCCGCTAAAGAGTTATCTACCTTGTCACAAGACAGCTTACAACTTATATTTTTTGGCTGTAAGCTATTAgatcaattgttgattttgagcTACGATGAGTTCAACTTGAAAGAGTGTTTGTTCGTATCAACCAGTCCAGATTTGGATGATGGTGAGTccatttcaattattagcaaaatatcaaaaaagtACGATTTGACTTACTTGAAAGATGAGCCATTCAAGGTCGATCAAGCCCTGGGTCTGTTACGTCCCTTGTTGGAGGGGAAGAGAAAGATTGAGCTGTTAACACAGTTAAggcttttttttgactCGCTTGGTTTGATCAATTATGAAAGAACATACAGCTTGTACCCTATAGATTATGACTCCTGCACAACCGATGCTTTGAGCGATTTGGTAAATTGA
- a CDS encoding uncharacterized protein (Ortholog of C. dubliniensis CD36 : Cd36_51910, C. parapsilosis CDC317 : CPAR2_101650, Candida tenuis NRRL Y-1498 : CANTEDRAFT_94797 and Debaryomyces hansenii CBS767 : DEHA2D06578g) produces MSRESSPEYEEFDETYIETPQRTSNSPRKNKSTNFLSFRTVRSSPLRQPPIERKHGISLDEESIIQSNKSNSISDLPAISNAPSSPPASIRFRNTMRPTRSIEDIPKKESNTTADLNQQFSKHSKDHNFREFGFSRSSKLNTPKSRKLGFREFPEKNIVHSKVSDDVDTYSHSVLEKVNSTLEELHNYDGNWRANSIDNNENSEPTETDPVSVAKKFTENIDLKRQEVLDNSTPIKPLSREGIAQSQIKSGLLQSTWWSSAKWSKLRKIVKSKSISREEAINSTLLMSELECTNKMELRKRYDFLEKYINRNPNRTTTRGKGRVTKTR; encoded by the coding sequence ATGTCACGAGAATCATCTCCTGAATATGAAGAGTTTGATGAAACTTATATAGAAACTCCACAACGAACACTGAATAGTCCCAGAAAGAATAAATCCACGAATTTTCTATCGTTTCGAACTGTGAGAAGTAGTCCACTACGACAACCaccaattgaaagaaaacatGGTATTTCATTAGACGAAGAAAGCATTatacaatcaaataaatcaaattctatTTCAGATCTACCTGCTATATCTAATGCCCCCAGTTCACCACCAGCAAGTATCAGATTTAGAAATACTATGAGACCTACAAGATCTATTGAAGATATACCTAAGAAGGAGTCAAATACAACAGCAGACCTCAATCAGCAATTTTCTAAGCATTCCAAGGATCACAATTTCAGAGAATTTGGCTTTTCTAGGTCAAGTAAGTTGAATACTCCTAAGTCTCGTAAGCTTGGATTTCGAGAATTCCCAGAAAAGAATATTGTACATTCCAAAGTATCGGATGATGTTGATACATATAGCCATAGTGTTTTAGAAAAAGTGAATTCAACGTTGGAGGAACTTCATAATTATGATGGAAATTGGCGGGCCAACTCTATTGATAATAACGAAAATAGTGAACCAACAGAAACTGATCCTGTAAGTGTTGCCAAAAAGTTCACTGAAAacattgatttgaaaagacAAGAAGTCTTGGATAATTCAACTCCAATTAAACCATTATCTAGAGAAGGCATCGCCCAGTCCCAAATAAAATCAGGTTTATTGCAATCAACATGGTGGTCATCTGCTAAGTGGAgtaaattaagaaaaattgTGAAACTGAAGCTGATAAGTAGAGAGGAGGCAATCAACAGCACATTGTTGATGAGCGAACTAGAGTGCACGAATAAAATGGAGCTTCGCAAAAGATACGACTTTTTGGAGAAATACATAAATAGAAATCCCAATAGGACCACTACAAGGGGAAAAGGTAGAGTAACCAAAACTCGTTAA
- a CDS encoding RNA-binding ATPase activator (Ortholog(s) have ATPase activator activity, RNA binding activity) has product MSATSDRESDFESEDENNFQDKVFNVKSKTSSFFHANTSDNEDFSEDEEDKDEQDEGDTKTKPKDGKHNFEDIAYDEESEENIGDDEDGNADLSLDGGSKVNKKLKKLTSKELAKEQKRIKRTGVCYLSRVPPYMKPAKLRSVLSRFGEIDRLFLKPEDPSVYHKRVKYGGNKKKNFTEGWIEFVNKSDAKLCAATLNGNKLGGKKTSYYYDDIINIKYLPGFKWLDLTQQIAKENEVRQAKLAMEISQQQKLNKSFVSNVEKSKMIANIQKKRKTTDDDNIRRDFKQRKVTTTRSDAKDDLKSKSKPTDKLNDILSKVF; this is encoded by the coding sequence ATGAGTGCAACATCAGATAGGGAAAGTGATTTTGAATCTGAGGATGAAAACAACTTTCAGGACAAAGTCTTCAACGTAAAGTCGAAAACcagttctttttttcacgCAAATACGTCTGATAACGAAGATTTTCTGGAAGACGAAGAGGATAAAGATGAACAAGATGAAGGTGATACAAAgacaaaaccaaaagatGGAAAGCATAATTTTGAAGATATAGCATATGATGAAGAGAGTGAGGAAAACATTGGTGACGATGAAGATGGAAATGCAGACCTCAGTCTAGATGGTGGAAGCAAAGTCAATaaaaagttgaagaagTTGACTAGTAAAGAGTTGGCAAAAGAGcagaaaagaataaagcGTACTGGGGTTTGCTATTTATCTAGGGTTCCACCGTATATGAAGCCAGCAAAGTTGCGTTCCGTTTTGTCGAGATTTGGCGAAATTGACAGATTGTTTTTGAAGCCCGAAGATCCATCAGTTTATCACAAGAGAGTGAAGTATGGTGggaacaagaagaagaattttaCAGAAGGTTGGATCGAGTTTGTAAATAAGTCGGATGCCAAGCTTTGTGCTGCGACGTTGAATGGAAACAAGTTAGGTGGTAAAAAGACATCATACTACTACGATGACATAATTAACATAAAATATTTGCCAGGTTTCAAATGGCTAGATTTGACCCAACAAATAGCCAAAGAAAATGAAGTAAGACAAGCAAAACTTGCGATGGAGATATCTCAACAACAGAAACTCAACAAATCGTTTGTCAGTAACGtggaaaaatcaaaaatgatAGCTAATATccagaagaaaagaaagactACAGATGATGACAATATTAGAAGGGAttttaaacaaagaaaagttACAACGACCAGAAGTGACGCTAAGGatgatttaaaatcaaagtCCAAACCAACGGacaaattaaatgatattttatcaaaagtattttaa
- the HSP12 gene encoding Hsp12p (Heat-shock protein; induced by osmotic/oxidative/cadmium stress, fluphenazine treatment, low iron, CDR1 and CDR2 overexpression, or ssn6 or ssk1 null mutation; overexpression increases resistance to farnesol and azoles), producing MSDAGRKNISTKINEAITPESEKSTLEKGKEQVTSTLDKAVGSNVPDNQKSFTQTVADNVQQGSDNAKADLKKQSEQAEGEAKTLAETAQEYVEVAKTEIGKAAEYVSGVVTGATEGAKTGADSTKK from the coding sequence ATGTCTGACGCCGGAAGAAAAAACATTTCTACTAAAATCAACGAAGCTATAACCCCCGAATCCGAAAAGTCTACCTTGGAAAAGGGCAAGGAACAAGTCACCAGTACCCTTGACAAAGCTGTTGGCTCAAATGTTCCAGATAACCAAAAATCTTTCACTCAAACTGTTGCAGACAACGTGCAACAAGGTTCCGATAATGCTAAAGCTGATTTGAAGAAACAATCCGAACAAGCAGAGGGCGAAGCAAAGACCCTTGCTGAAACAGCTCAAGAATATGTCGAGGTTGCCAAAACTGAAATTGGAAAGGCTGCTGAATACGTGAGTGGAGTTGTCACCGGTGCTACCGAAGGTGCCAAAACCGGCGCTGATAGTACTAAAAAATAG